The Macaca mulatta isolate MMU2019108-1 chromosome 19, T2T-MMU8v2.0, whole genome shotgun sequence sequence gcccgccatcacgcccagctaatttttgtatctttagtagagacgaggtttcaccatgttggccaggctgctttcgaactcctggcctcacgtgatctgcctgactcggtctcacaaaatcctgggattacagacgtgagcctccACACCTAGCCCACTTAGTCTTACTGACAAAACCAGAACGTAGAGTCTCCCGGGGCAGGCAATACCAGGTTTCAGGGTCTCCTGCCTCAAAGCCCAGTGGGAATTGTGGTTGTAGGACTGGTGCTGTCCAGCCACACAGCAGCTGTGGTAGGTTGGGCGCTGGCCCCAACACCCCTATGGAGGGGGCCCGTCATGACTGCTGGGTCCCTCTCCTATAGCGGGGGATCCACTTCTCCATCGTCTCTCCCCGGAAGCTGCCTGCACTTCGGCTTCTGTTTGAGAAGGCAGCCCCCCCGGCCTTGCTAGAGCCGCTGCAGCCTCCGACAGATGTGAGCCAGGACCCAAGGCACATGGTGCTGGTTCGGGGGCTCGTGCTGCCCGGTGAGGCCTGGGCACCGCGCGCGGGGATCGGGGGCTCAACGTGTTTCCCAGCTCCCTCTGACTTGGATTTTGGAtttctctcccctttctccaTCTTGAATCCCTTCTTTCCGGGGTTGGCCATCCCTCCTGCTCTCAGTTGGGGGTGGCTCTGCCCCAGGCCCCCTCCAGCCAAAGCAGCCAGTCCCCCTGCCTCCTGCCGCACCCTCCGGTGCCACTCTCTCAGCAGCTCCccagcagcctctgccccccGTCCCCCCGCAGTACCAGGTATGGATGTTTCCAGGAAGGGACATGCTTCTGGGGACTTGCTGGAGCCCTGGCCCCTGGGGAGAGATCTAGTTGCATGTTGGAGCTTGTGGGATGATGGGAGTCCCATGGGACATTGGGAGGGTGGGACTCCTGGGGCCATGGAAGCTCATCTGCTAGGTGATGGGTGTCGTGAGCTTCTGAGCTCTCCCAGCTGGGGCAGCTGTGCCTTGTGGGGCCGTGGGTGGTGTGACCTCGTGGGACACCAGGATTGGAGGGCCATGGTCCTCACCAgtccctttccttcttcccttctacCCACAGGTTCCTGGGAACCTGAGTGCAGCTCAGGTGGCCGCCCAGAATGCAGTGGAGGCCGCCAAGAACCAGAAGGCTGGGCTGGGCCCTCGCTGTGAGTCCTGGGGCGAGAATGAAGGGGCGGGCAGGGGCCAGGCAGGCCTCCCTCCACACACTTGTTCCTCACTTCTTCCCTTGGTCTCTCCCACAGTCTCGCCCATCACCCCTCTCCAGCAAGCTGCTCCCGGAGTGGGTCCCCCCTTCAGCCAGGCCCCAGCTCCCCAACTACCCCCAGGACCCCCTGGTGCCCCCAAGCCACCACCTGCTTCCCAGCCCAGTCTGGTCTCCACCGTGGCCCCTGGCTCCGGTCTGGCTCCCACAGCGCAGCCCGGGGCACCGTCCATGGTAGGTGCCTGCACACCTCCTGCCCCCACTCCTTCCTCCTGCTGCCCACAGCTAGGACAGTTAGAGGATGAGTCATTTGCCTTCCAGGGGGGTGTGGATCTGGTGGCCCTGGGGCCTTGGGGGTTCGTGGTACGTGTGCTGCAGATGCCTGAGATGAGGGTCTGGGGACGGAATGGGGAGGCTCATGGCTCCAGGTGGGTCAGGGCTGTTCTGAGAAACCCAAGGAATCCCTGGGTTTGGGAGTCCGGGGCATCACACAGCTTATGAGTCCTGGAATCCTGCAGCATCCAAGCATTTCGGGTCCTGGGGCTGGCCAAGTGCTCTTCTGGGAATGGATGAGCAGAAGAAGGGGCCtttccttcttcctggtttgcccTCACAGGATGGCCCCTGGAGGCCCCCCTCTTTCCCCATTCTCATggccctccttcctcctctctggcAGGCAGGCACTGTGGCCCCAGGAGGGGTGAGTGGCCCTTCCCCAGCCCAGCTAGGAGCCCCAGCCCTCGGTGGGCAGCAGTCAGTCTCCAATAAGCTTCTGGCATGGAGCGGGGTCCTCGAGTGGCAGGAGGTGAGGGGCCTGAGGGTCCATTGGGCACTTGGGACTCCTGGGGCCATGGGGCTGGGCATGTGGGACTCATGGGTCACATGCATGGGGTTTGCAATGCTGGGTTTGGGGGCATTCCTTGGGCTGGACCCGTGGGATCCGGGACCAGGCCAGGAGCCCCATGGCGCAGTGGGACTTGCGGTACAGAAGAGAGTCCCCATGCAAAGAACCCAGAAAAGCCTAGGATTTGGGGCCCAGAGAAGGGCCCAGGTGATGTAGCACCTGGGGCACAGTGGATTGTGGGATTTAGGGGCCGGGCACGTAGCCCTAACATTTGAGGAATTGAAGGTTTGCTGGTCtggaggaggggccaggggctCATGGGACTTAAACTGGGGAAcatcctgagctttggggccagCAGGCTAGGACATGAGGGCTCAAGGGGACTGAGGCTTATGGCCCTTTTTACTTTGACATGCTCTTTTTCCCCCTCAGAAACCCAAACCTGCCTCAGTGGATGCCAACACCAAGCTGACACGGTCACTGCCCTGCCAGGTCTATGTGAATCATGGCGAGAACCTGTAGGTGACTGTCGGGTGGGGTgcggtggggctggggctggcccCCTCCTCACACCTCTCCTGGCATCACCCCCCCAGGAAGACTGAGCAGTGGCCCCAGAAGCTGATCATGCAGCTCATCCCCCAGCAGCTGCTGGTGAGTGGTGGTGGAGGGCCAGCCCTGCTGCCAGGCAGCCCTCACCCTACTGTCTCTTCCCTGTTCCCTGCCCTACCCCCACTCCCTGCCTCGTGTCCCCACCTCACTTGCCCACACCAACATGCCAGCTGACTTCTGTGTCTCCCGCAGACCACCCTGGGCCCTTTGTTCCGGAACTCAAGGATGGTCCAGTTCCATTTCACCAACAAGGACCTGGAGTCTCTCAAAGGCCTCTACCGCATCATGGGCAATGGCTTCGTGAGTCCAGGGCATTGGGGGCCGAGGGGCATTAACTCTTGTACTGCTTTCTGCTGACCTTTGAAGGGAATCCCAGAGTGCCTGGGCCCATGGAAGCCGTTTTTGATGGTTGGGTGGACTTCATGCCCTTAGGTTCCTCGCCTTTCTTCTAGAGCCTTGACTTTTATTATAATCATCGTATGCACCAGATTGAGGGATATTCCACATTAAAAATGTGAGCTGGATGTGACTGGAGCAGTTAGGAGGAAGCTGTTGATTCTGGCATGGGTTTATGGGATGTGTTGGTTTCCTGTGGCTGCGGTAACACATTACCACAAGCAGAGGggctcaaaacaacagaaatgtgttcgatcccagttctagaggccagaagccCAAGGTCAGGGTGTTGGCAGGACCGCGCTCTCTCTAGAGGCTCGAGGGAAGGCCTCCTCATTGCCTCTTCTAGCCAGTAACCCCAGGCTGCAGGTGGCATCGCTCCAGGGTCTTCCTTGATCCTGTggctgtcttccctctgtgtgtgtctctatgtgGCATTTTCTGTATCTCTGTGTCCCTGTGCTTATAAGGACATCAATCATTTTGGATTAGGCCCCATTTTCCTGATCTCATCTTACTACAACTGCAAAGACCTTCTTTCCAGATAGAGTCTGGAAAAGGTGCTGGAGACTGGAACCTCAGTTTagctttctggttttgttttttgagacagagtttcactcttgtcacccaggctggaatgtagtagtgcaatcttggctcacagcaacttccgtctcccgggttcaagcgattctcctgcctcagcctcccgagtagctgggattacaggcatgtgccactatgcctggctaatttctgtattttttagtagagacagggtttcaccacgttggccaggctggtctcgaacttctgacctcaagtgatctgccgccttggcctcccaaagtgctaggattaccagtgtgagccaccgcacccagcctcagcaTAGCTTTCTGGGAGACACAGTTCACCTTGTAACTCGGGGAAGGAGCAGATCAGTTACTTCTGTGCACCAGGCATTCCTGCACGAAAGAGGACCTTAGGGATCACCTCATGGGATCCTCACAGAACCGTGTGAAGAAGGCATTCCTGAGAGTTAGGAGTGCTTCTGGCTGCAAATAACATAGTTTTCCAAACAAATAGATAATTGGGGGCACTCAGAAAAAATTTTCTCTTATGATTCTGTGAGTCACCTGGGCTCAGTGGCCATCTCGCTTGGGGACTCTCATGGAATTGCCATCAGATGGCAGCTGAGACTCTGGTCGTCTGAAAGCTTGACTGGGCTGGATGTTCAAAATAGGCGCTCCtcataggccgggcgtggtggctcatgcctgtaatcctagaactttgggaggccgaggtgggcggatcacgaggtcaggaagattgagaccatcctgactaacacggtgaaaccccatctctactaaaaatacaaaaaattagccgggcgtggtggcggacgcctgtagtcccagctgctccggaggctgaggcaggagattggcgtgaacccgggaggcggagcttgcagtgagccaagatcgcaccactgcactccagcctgggacagagcgagactccgtctcaaaaaacaaaacaaaacaaacaaaaacagctccTCACACAGCactggctgttggctggggcTTGGCTAGGACCGGCCATCCCAGTGTCTGCACATGGCCTGTCCACATGGCCACACTGTGGCAGCTGAGTTCTGAGAGGACAGGCGTTGTAGGAGCAGGCATTTATTTTTTTGCACAGAACAGGACATCCAGAGGGGGCCAGCTATTGGGGTTGGTTTCATAGGTCTGTGACATCAGGGGCAGGGCCCTGTGGTTCTCTTGACCTCTCCTGTATAGTCACAGGGTAGCTCCCATGGCTCCAGGCATTCCGTATGCCTTCATGAAGGAGGGGAAGGGGGCTGTGTATTTCCCTTTCTTCAAGACAGCAGAGACTTTCTCAGATTCCCGAGCAGGCCTCCCTTTCACCTCCTGGCCCAGACCTAGGCCACTGGGCAGCACCTAGTTGATGGGAGGCTGCTGGGAGCAGATATCCATGACTGTCTGGGGCTGGGACATGTTGCAGCCCCAGGTGGCATTGGGAATGCAGGGGAGGAGGACACTTGGATTTGGATTAGGCAGCTAGCAGTGTCTGTCTCaggcaggaaactgaggctcagagaagtcagcTCACTTGGCCTAGGTCAGCCTCGCCTCCCTCAGGAGCCCCTGCCCTGAATGCTCCATGTGTTACCCccctgatgaccagtgatgtttCCTGGGTGCTTCCTGTGGGCTGAGCCTCGGGCAGGGCTCTTGCTGTGGATCGGACATCCCATAGTCACAGCGACCCTGTGATGTGGGAGCACTCCCCGTGGGGTACACTGGCCGATGCTGAGGcctggaggatctcttgaggcccgGGGTCCGACACCACCATTGATCACAGGCCTGTGGGTACCGACCGCGCTCTGCATCTAAGCCTCTCTGTCACGGCTGTGACTCTCAGCAGCCCTTTAAGGAGGCAGCCGTGGCATTTAATGCCCAAGGAAACTGGGGCATCCCATGAGGAGCAGGTGATGGCCAAAGGTTGAAGAGCTGGGCTCCAGCGCTTTCTCTCCACTTTCCCTCTCAGTGCGCAGCCAGAACCCCAGCTTGCCCTGAGTGCCTCAGTTTCTGTCTCTGGAGCAGCCCACAGCACACCTGTTCTCCTCAACCTTCTATAGCAGAAACCTCACCTCCCCTTGCCCAGGGGGCCTCTAGAATCTTCTCGAGTGGGGAGGGGGTCAGGGCTCCCTCTTTCAGGGCATAAATGGTTCTGAAGAGCTGTTGTCCACCCAGGCGGGCTGCGTGCATTTCCCCCACACGGCGCCCTGTGAGGTGCGTGTGCTCATGCTCCTGTACTCGTCCAAGAAGAAGATTTTCATGGGCCTCATCCCTTATGACCAGAGCGGCTTCGTCAACGGCATCCGGCAGGTCATCACCAACCACAAGCAGGTCCAGCAGCAGAAGCTGGAGCAGCAGCAGCGAGGAGTGAGTGGTCACAGTCCCCAAACCAGCACTGCGACCCCCTCCTGCCCGGGCCCCACATGGCCCCCCGGGATCTCCAGGACCACAGACGCCCACCCTTCTCCCAATACATGGCACCCCTAAGCTAAGTCCCACTCAGATTTTCTTGCAGTCTCTCTCCTTTTTCAGCACCCACATCAAAGCCTTGACACAGAGCTTCCTACTGGGGACCTTGAAGCATACAGCGTCCCTCTCAGACCACTCACCCCCAAAGAGAATGTCCCTATCTCCTTACGAATTCCCCTCAGGGCAcaggtcctcctgcctcagattcaGGACGCCACCACCCTCAGTTACTGACCTGCCCCTCTCTCCTCATGCAGATGGGGGGACAGCAGGCACCCCCAGGGCTGGGGCCCATTCTGGAGGACCAAGCGAGGCCCTCACAGAATTTGGTGAGGACAGGGCTGGCGgagtggggggtgggtgggggaggccCCAGAGGCTGCTCTCTGTGCCTGCAGGAGGGACGTGAGGCCCGTCTCCCTCACCCCTGTGTCTCTTCCCACCAGCTCCAGCTCCGCCCACCGCAGTCCCAGCCTCAGGGTACTGTAGGGGCCTCTGGGGCCACGGGGCAGCCCCAGCCCCAAGGTACTGCCCAGCCCCCCCCAGGTGCCCCCCAAGGCCCTCCTGGAACAGCTTCTGGCCCACCCCCTCCTGGACCCATCCTTCGGCCTCAGAACCCTGGGGCCAACCCCCAGCTGCGAAGCCTCCTCCTCAACCCGCCACCGGTGAGATGTGGGGGTGGGGTAGTGGGAGTTCCAGATCCTGGCCTTGGCGGTTCTGGTCCTGTTGTCTGGGAGGAGGGAGGTTGACTGTGGTCAGTGGGCGTGAATGGAGACCCGCCCAGGGCTTTAGGCAGAAGACAGACCGCCTTCTCTCTGTCCATCCCCTACCTTTGAAGAAAAACTTCCCCTCACCACTAGCTGATGCGATCTCTGAGCAGTGTCTGTGTTGAGAGGTGGAGAGTCTCTATCAGGAGCCTCTGAGCCACTCTCTGTGTTCTCCCAGCCGCAGACCGGGgtgcccccaccccaggcctcccTCCACCACCTCCAGCCACCAGGGGCTCCTGCGCTGCTGCCCCCGCCACACCAGGGCCTGGGGCAGCCCCAGTTGGGGCCCCCACTCCTGCATCCACCACCTGCCCAGTCCTGGCCCGCACAACTTCCCCCGCGGGCTCCACTGCCAGGTAAGGGGACCCGGGGGAGGGCAGAGGTCTGGACTGAGTGTCCCAGCAGCTCCTGGGCTAGAGCACCGAGACCAAGTGCTTCTGGGAAGTCAAGACATAGGATCCAAGAATGAGGGTTCCCCCACGGGCTGCAGAGCTCTGAGGACTCTGGGAAAGTACAGCCCATGGGTCCAAGGACCTAGTGGGTTAAGAGTGTTTCCCATGATCCTCCTGTGTGTGCTCCTGGGATtgctgggaaatgtggtcttAGGGCCAGAGAAGTAGTTTTAGAGAAGGGCTCCCAAAGGCTCATGGGAAACAGCATATTTGTAACTAGATGGGGTTAGAAGGTGCTTCTGTTGGGTCCCCCAAGGGCTGCCTAGAAAACTTAGTGCCTCTGGgccctcctgggcccaagggccTACTGGGAGATGCAGTCCCTTCCCCACTGCCCCTCAGGTCAGATGCTGCTGAGCGGGGGTCCCCGAGGCCCGGTCCCCCAGCCGGGCCTGCAGCCCAGCGTCATGGAGGACGACATCCTCATGGATCTCATCTGAATCCCCAACACCCAATAAAGTTCCTTTTTAACACACGCCCCGGCTCCCGTCACTGACATCCCCCAGGACTGGGCAGGAGGAAACCCCAGGGGGCATCTCTGTCCTTGTTCTCACTTCAGCAGATATCCCTGGGGCCCTGGGTGGGTGACGCCGGGGCCTCCGTGGTGAGTCAGAGGCAGTCTGGTGCAACCTGGTTCGTGGGAGATGCAGGGACAGGCAGGCAGCGCTCAGGACTCAAGCTCTCATGGAGGTGGCGGGGCACCATGGGAGCCTGGAAGAGGTGTCTGAcccagccccagctcctcagTCTTGAAAGAGAATCAGCTGTCAGGCCGggagggaaggaggtgagggGTGATCTGGGTGCAGAGAACAACAGAAACTTTGAATACTCAAAGACAGGAGGAAGCCTGGGATGTTGAGAGGAGCAAATTGATGGATGCTTTTGGAGCATGAGCGTGTAGGGAGCTCATGTGTAGAGAGATGGGCAGGTGCAGAGTTTGAGGAGCTCAGATGCCAAACTGAGCAGCCCGTGGTTTGTCCTGGGGACACAGGAGAACCAGGAGACTTTGAGCGGTGGGGCGGGCTTAGGCCGGCTCTGGATGTCAGAAAGAGCCCTCTCAGCTGTGGAGCGTGATGAGACCAGACAGGAGGCCAGGAAGGGTGAGGCTGGGTGGTGGGGATGCTGGGGACTGGGGTAGAGGTTGGCTTCTGGGGTCAGGCCTACGTGATGGTAGGTGGTGGGGCTCCTGGGAGAAGGAGCTAGTAGTAAGTGTACGTGGTCCAAGGGACGTCCAGGTGACAGGTGCCATTTTGGGAGCTCAGGACGTGTCCTTAGGGGACAGTGTATGTTTGGGGTTCAAGCCACAGAAGCAGACAAGATCGCACATGGAGAGAGGGTGGTCCCTGGGTCCACATCAGAGACTGACCTTCCAGGGCTGTGGACGGGAAGACGGTGGGTCTGTCCCCAGGATGGAATACCCAGCAGGGAACAGGTTTGGGATGTGGCAAGGTGAGGGACCTAAAGGATGGCCTCAGAGACATCCTGAGGGCAGGGGATCCAGACAGGCTTGGAGCGCAGGGCGGTCTCTCCTGGAGGTGGAGAGTGAGTTGTCTGTTGTCGGACTCTGGACCAGTGTTGCTGAGAGCGCGGTCCATGCCTGGACCACCAGCATCCACATCATTTTGGATGCTGGTTAACGTACAGATTCACAGGCCCCACCCCAGGAGAGAGATTGCAATCTGGTGGCCTATGGGCCATGGTGCAGATGAGTTTTGTTTGGCCTTCCCTGTGTTAGCATATGTGGCATTTTTTTCTTGAGTTAGTTATAAAAATCaggttaatacacacacacacacacacacacacacacgcaaaatcTGCAGTCTTGGCATCTTTTGACAAGTCAGAAGAATTGGCACCCCTGGGCCCGCCCTTCTGCCTGGCAACAACGGGCTGGAGCTGCCCCTCTCCATGGGGCGTGTGCTCTCCGGTTCgccacagtccccaccactccctctTGGCTCCCCTGTGAGGCAGAGAGTCACTGCCTTTGTCACGGGGCTTGCACTGTGGTTGTTCTGTGGTAGCATTCAGAGGAAAGTGAAATCTTTCTTGTACTCATGTCTGTATCACAAGCGGCAAAacgaaagagagaaggagagggccGCGTGTTTCGAGAAAAGTGGGAGCGAGCCTATTTCTTTGTGGAAGTGAAGAGCATGCCTATGTGTTTAATATGCAAACAAATCGTGTCTGTGTTGAAAGAATACAACCTGAAACGCCACTACGAATCAAAGCATAGCAAGAGCTACGACCAGTACACAGAGCAGACTCGAGACGCCATCCTCAGCGAACTGAAAAAGGGACTCAAATGTCAGTAGGGTTTGTCTTGAAAAGCGAATTAACAGAAGTGGTGCGGCAGTGGTACGCCGTTCCGGAATCACGTGAGAAGAATGACCTGGGCATTCAGAGCTACAGCAGATGGCGAGTTGATAAAGGAGCAGAGTGACGTGTCCTTTACAGAAACACATGACTGTTGAGACCATTATTTAAGTCTAACGGGCATTTGCGTTGCACAGTGAGTTGGAGATAACTCGGGGGATTTAGAAGTCCAGTTGCTTGAAAGAGTCAAATTGATTGTGGCCTTTTCTTTCGCTGCTCATAAACTATTACCACCCAgttagctttatttatttgtggTGTTAAGAAACTTGATGTGACTGAAGAAGTCTGTGGCATGGTGCCAAGGCGGGCCCAACACTGGGAAaggactcatttttttttttgtatattgagAGAAAAGTTTCACATAGACTGGCCAGAGTTCTGAAGCACAACTACAGACAGCTGTCATGACAGGGGGACTTGACAGGACACCTTGAGCCAAGGTGACAATTTGGCAAGGACACGGAAGTCGGGTCGTTGCATCCATCATCAGGAGTTGACTTGTTCTGAGCAGCTGAACAGAACACACCGTGATGCTCTCGACACTTCCGCTCCTGGGCTTTAGTCACGAGTGAGTTGATGATGACTTGACCTGAGAGATTTCACAGAAGCTCTGTGACTTGGTTGTGGAAGAAATTGAAACTGTACAAGTTAATCAGCTTGGTTCATTTTAAATCAAGCAAAAGCCACAGTGGGTTCCCCTGAGAAGGTTAGTCAAAGACTTCTGGTCAAGGTTATGACCGTTCTGAACACTGAATATTTCTCTGCAAGGATGTCCACAAACAGCTACTTGAACGTAAGATGGTATATGCTTGGTCCTGGCAAAAACGGGGAATCCAccagcaaggaaaaaaaacatttactctttcctATGCCACAGTTGgctttcagaaatgaaagacGTGGCCTGGACTATATTCACCTACGTCCTGGGGTGGAAGACCAAATTCCCCCAAAGGCCCTCGGAATCCAGACTCATGAGAAGGAAGAGACACTGTCCAGTTTGCCTTTGTTGGTAAATGTTTCTTGTGTGAATACAGACCATAAATAGTAATTGAACTATGGTGCAATACGGCGCTGGTTCCTAAATACAAGTCTGTGTGAAGATGGTGAGATTCTACAACTATCTCCAGTAGTTGTCCTGAATATCCATGTTTGGGAGTACCCACGCTTGTGAACAGCTGTTTTCCGTTACGAACCTGAATCAAATTAAACATTGTTCCCAGTTTAAGGATTCAAGGCTGAATTCTAAACTGCCCATCCCCACCGTGCCACCCCAAGGCCTGACACATCTCGGTGTGGAAGGGAAGACGCCAGCCTTTTGGCTTCAACTCAAAGGCGCAAAAAGAATTATGAAagagaattttaataattaaatatttctatttttcaatttgtattttttcaattttgaatttaaaaatataaactccaGTATCATCCATGTTTGTATTATGTTCCATGCATTCACCATAGTTCAGTAAAGATCCGATTTGATGATATTTCTGGCCGTCGACTTTTCTTATACCTGGCTAGTTCACTCATTTATGTGACCCGCCTGGCCCCTGTAGGCATGTGAGTTTCCCATCCCTGCCCTGGAACTGCTGGATCCAGCGGGGGGAGGGCGGGGGTGTGGGAGTCGTGTGAGCAAGCTCTCTAGGCGATCCTCAGGAATGTGCGTGTGGAGCAGGAGGCACTGGTGACAGCGAAGAAGTGAAAGTGGGGGATTTCCCAGGCAGCCTGTGTAGCAGGGGTTTTTGAAAACTCAGATGGCTTCAGGGACCAGGCAGGTGATGAAAATGTGTGAAGCGGACGGGTGTAAGACAACAGGGAATGATGGGGACTGTGGCGAACTTGGAGAGTGCTTGCCCCGCCTAATGGCATTCAAATTGAAACCAAAAACACTGTGAGGACCAAACAAAATCTGCCTGTGGGTCTAATGAGGCCGCCAGGCCGCCATTTTGCGACCTCTGGAAGAAGGAGAAGACTCGAGAACAAGGACAGAACCCCGAGAAAGAGCCACGCGTAAGGTTTGGGCTGGGAGCCAGAAGCCAGGAGGAGAACCAGGCAAGTGTGGTATTCTGGAAGCTGAGTGTTTTTGAGGAGGGAGCGATCGACTCTGTCAGAAGCCGCTGAGAGGAGCAGGAAGCAGCCTTCGGTGTTTCCACCAGGGTGGCCACGTCCCCCGGCAAGGGAAACGCAGGTTTGGATCAGAAACAAATTGGTTAAAAGGAAAGGTTTCCAGTCGCCAGTTTGGCCATCTCATGCCAGTGGCGCCCTCTTGACCTTAACACTCAATTAGAGGAACCAGAGGGATTGTCGTGGCCTAATCACACTTGTTTATTGGAGTGAACCGGGGCTTGCTTATTAATAGTAGCAGACCTGTTAGGGGTGAAAGAAAATGCCCACCCACCAGCTCCAAAGAAGAATTAGGAGAAAAAGGACACCTTCTCAAAAGGGGTATTAAGAATGTATTTGTTTCAAGGTACACAAAACACTAACACATATTTTCTCACCAtcttggcatttaaaaaaaaattaacttttaaaatgtattgagttACACATACTAGAACAGTTTCCTAAAATGAAAAGGCACTGAAATGTGTGGAATAAAAAGGAGgcccaggccgggcacagtggttcacgcctgtaatcccagcactttgggaggccgaggcgggtggatcacctgagattgggagttcaagaccagcctgaccaacatggtgaaaccctgtctttactaaaaatacaaaattagctggccatggtggcacatacctgtagtcccagctacttgggaggctgaggcaggagaatcgcttgaactcgggaggcggaggttgtagtgagccgagattgcaccattgcactccagcctgggcaacaagagcaaaactccttctcagaaaaaagAGAGGAGGCCCAAGGAGTGAGGCCAGATCTAGACACATGGGACTCACCTCCCCATTTCATAGGCCAGGTAACAATAAGGCCTAAGAACTTCATGTGCACCTTAGAGCCAGCCAACACCAACGGAGCAAATCTTTTGGGAAAGTTTTTCTCTGAATGCAAGGTTCTCCTAAGGCAAGAAATAGTGAAAACCCTA is a genomic window containing:
- the MED25 gene encoding mediator of RNA polymerase II transcription subunit 25 isoform X20; translation: MVVLLLRRTSGETFMGGGGESCSLIAEGLSTALQLFDDFKKMREQIGQTHRVCLLICNSPPYLLPAVESTTYSGCTTENLVQQIGERGIHFSIVSPRKLPALRLLFEKAAPPALLEPLQPPTDVSQDPRHMVLVRGLVLPVGGGSAPGPLQPKQPVPLPPAAPSGATLSAAPQQPLPPVPPQYQVPGNLSAAQVAAQNAVEAAKNQKAGLGPRFSPITPLQQAAPGVGPPFSQAPAPQLPPGPPGAPKPPPASQPSLVSTVAPGSGLAPTAQPGAPSMAGTVAPGGVSGPSPAQLGAPALGGQQSVSNKLLAWSGVLEWQEKPKPASVDANTKLTRSLPCQVYVNHGENLKTEQWPQKLIMQLIPQQLLTTLGPLFRNSRMVQFHFTNKDLESLKGLYRIMGNGFAGCVHFPHTAPCEVRVLMLLYSSKKKIFMGLIPYDQSGFVNGIRQVITNHKQVQQQKLEQQQRGMGGQQAPPGLGPILEDQARPSQNLLQLRPPQSQPQGTVGASGATGQPQPQGTAQPPPGAPQGPPGTASGPPPPGPILRPQNPGANPQLRSLLLNPPPPQTGVPPPQASLHHLQPPGAPALLPPPHQGLGQPQLGPPLLHPPPAQSWPAQLPPRAPLPGQMLLSGGPRGPVPQPGLQPSVMEDDILMDLI